A stretch of DNA from Methanobacterium sp. Maddingley MBC34:
CTCACGCATGATGTCTATTTCGGTGAGGACATCCATGGATTTGTCTATCACTTCCCTGATACCAAACTCACCCGTGTAAGATGTGTCCACGGTGGTGATGATTTTTTGTTTGATTTCATGGTGCAAATAATCCCCGTTAACAAAATCCTCTTTAGTATGGCCTGGACCTCCAATAATAACTCCTTTAAGGCCTTCAAGATCTAAAAATGCATCGTTCATATGCTCTCCAATCCGTTTAAGGAATTCGTGAGCTGCCAATTCAATCAATCGATCGAAACGCCTCTGGGACTGACCACCAGCTTTATGCTTTCCAGGAACACCACTGGTGAGGTTTTTGACGATATCTATCCTTTTACCTTTCATTATGGCTATGGTGGCTTCCTTTCGGTCAATAACTGCCAATCCATAGATTTCCTTATCTTCCAGGATTTCCTGCAAGGGTTCCAAGAAGAACTGTGAGTCACAGTGATAAGTGTAGGTCTGAACAGGCTCTGGGGGTTCGAAAACATAGGTCTCCATCTTTTCTGTTCCAGGACCACCCTTGGGTATCATACCCACAAAGAGCACCAGGCCCCTCTCAGGCGGTTTTGGGAAAAGCCGCATACGTTGCATTATGACTTCAATGGCTGATTGAACATTCTTTTTAGTCTGTTTACTCTTGATGTTAGCACTCTGACTGAGTTCTTCTCGCATGTGCTTTACCACATCGCTGATCTGCTTATTGGGAGGTATATAAACAGACACCAACTCGGTACCTCTCCCTTTTTTGTCAGAGAGTTCCTTCAGGGTGCGCTTAACCTCATAAAGTTCGGTTGATGATGGTTCTGACATTCAATATCGCTCCTAAACTGATAAGATTCATAATAAGTACATTATTTTTTATGGATTCCCTGGAAAATAATTATCCGGTCACCCTACTACTAATTACTGTTATTCATTCTACAAATTTTCCTACTGTAATCCTCTTGTAAAATATTAGAAATTATTCTAATTAGATATTCTATCTAAACTTTATATTATATGTAGACTTACATTTAATTTGGTGATGAGATGCGTGTAGTGATCACAGTAGGTGGATCCATAATAATCAGGAACCACGATTATAAAAAATTTCAGGATTATGCAAAGGTATTGAAGAGTATGGCAGCAGAACACCAGATCATGGTGGTGGTAGGTGGTGGAAAGACTGCCAGGGATTACATTGGAATAGCCAGGGATCTGGGGGCATCGGAAGCCCTCTGTGATGATATAGGAATTGAAGTCACCCGACTCAACGCAAGACTACTTATAACAGCCCTGGGAAACGATGCTTATCCACGGGTACCACACAACTTTGCTGAGGCACTTGAATTTTCCACCACGGGTAAGATCGTGGTTATGGGAGGTACTGAACCCGCACACAGCACTGATGCCGTGGGCAGTATCCTGGCAGAATTTGTTGGGGCGGATTTACTCTTAAACGCCACTTCTGTTGATGGTTTATATGATAAAGATCCCAACAAGTACCCCGATGCAAAAATGTTCCCAGAGATCACCCCCAAGGAGATGATGGGCATGCTCGCTGATAAGGAAATGAAAGCCGGTACCTATGAATTCCTGGATAAAACCGCCATACAGATCATAGCTCGTTCCAGGATAAAAACCGTCATTTTCAACGGAGAAAATCCTGAAAACTTAAAAAAAGCATTGAATGATAACATAGGCACTTTAATTAAACCAGATGCATAATAAATCCACTCCTCAGCAAGTAATACTTGGAATGGCATATAAAACCACTTAAATCTAATTAAAACACTCTTAATTAAATCATATTAGAAATATACACATATAATTTAATTAAATTTAAAAAAACTAAAAATAATTTAAATAAATATTCAAAGAGGTAATATTCATGATTGAACAACACAAGCACTGTCCTGTTTGCGGGACACCCATGCCCATGAGTGAAAGGTTTTGCTCACCCAACTGTGAGCAGATAGCCCTGGCCAACCAGAAAAAAGTCCAAAAAACCAAGAGAATGCTTTACATTTTATTTGCTTTATTCATACTGGTCTGGTTGGTTTTCATGTTAAGGGGTCAGATAGGATTTTAAAAGATTTTTGAAAGTTAATTTTTTAAAATCAATAATGTTTTTAAAAATATTTCAGGTCCGAAAAACTGTTTATTGCATGAATTTCGGGCATGAAATATTATATTAATAAACCTCTTCTTTTTATACTACGGATCAAGTATTATGGTTTATTTTTTAAATTTGTGGGATTTTTGGATAATTTATTCTTTGATATTTAATATTCCGTATATTAAGAGCCCAACTCCTGTTAAGAATCCTAAAATATCAGGGTTCACGTTGTAGAATCCAACGATAAGGAATAGGAATCCAAATAACAGTCCGAATATTCCAGCATAAACTTTGTAAGTTTTCCGTTCACCAACAAGCAGGGCAATAATTCCTGTAATCAGCAACAGGGCTCCTGTAATTATATAAGCCCAAAGACCGAGGTTTATTATCCAGGAGGTGTTGAACAGGAAGGTTATGCCCATAACTACTCCCACTATTCCCACCAAAAAAGGGAATAACCATAGATCATTGGATGTTCTTTCACCGAAGCCTAAAAGGGTTAACCAAATACCCATTCCCAATATTAAAAGTCCAGATATGAGACCAAGAGTGGCAAGTCCCACTACTGGTGCAGTTATCATTATAACTGCCACTATTATTGCAATAATTCCAACTATCGTGTTTTTCATTTAAAAAACCTCATTGATTTATTTGCAATTATTTAACCTTATTTTAAGATATTTATTTGAATTAACTATTTATTTGAATTAAACAATTAATTGCAGTTTTTTAATTTCTAAGGGGTAAATAAGTTTCAGTATTAATTTTTATCCTTTGATTATAATAAATTTAATGGTAATCAGATCAGGATTTATGGGAACTAAAACTACCAGTTTATAACTTAAATCAACAAATTATAACTTAAGTCAAATAATAAAATGCGAATGTAATTACTATAAAAAGATAGTACCATTAAAGAAGATATAAACTTTAGTAAGGAGGTCAACCAATGCTTGTTTTAACCACTCCAACCATCGAGGGGAAAAAAATCAATGAATATTATGGTTTAGTCACTGGTGAGTCCCTTTTAGGAGCAAATGTTTACAAAGATATGTTTTCAGGTGTGCGGGATGTAGTGGGAGGCAGAACATCTGCCTATGAAGAAGAACTGAAAAAAGCCAGAGAAGTTGCTTTAAAAAGTATGAAGGAAAAAGCTACAGATAAAGGGGCTAATGCAGTTATTGGCACACGTCTGGCCTATCACAACCTGGGAGGAACCATGGGGAATACCATTATGGTCACTGTTTTTGGAACTGCGGTTTCCTATCAGGAGTAAAATTTCTAGGAGTAAAAAATTAAATCATATTTCAATTTATTCATATTTCACATCCATTAGTCTTTAGCTGTTAATTGGGAAGGGATAAGATTGTTAACATCGGTTGTGAATTTTTTAAAAGAAAAACGATGGGCGTTTGCTGCTATACTCATAGGAACCGGTACTGGCTTTTTGTCAGCGGTAATCTGTGTTATGGGGAATTTAGTAATTTTTGGGTTTAACATAATGTTCATTGTATCTCCACTAATAGCTGGTTTTGTGGAAACATACCTTGCCCGACGTCTGTACGGTAAAAGTACAGGAGCAATCAGCGCACTTTTAATATTCATAATTATAAATGCCTATGCATGGATTTTCCCTCAAGACCCAATTGTGCTCAATTTTTTCACATTAGGGGGTTTGGCCCTGATGGTACAGGCAGCATTTCCCATACTCATCAATTACATACTCTTCGTTGTATTTCTGGGAGTTTTAACTTATGCCATTGGATATCTGGGAAATTTACTATCTAAGGTTATGAATAAGGTCCGCAGAAAACCTTCTGAAGGTGAAATGAAGGGGGAAAACCTTAAAGACAAAGATTCCTTAAAAGCTCCACAGTTAAGCTTTATGGATGATCTGGATGTTCCTATTGTATCTATACCGCACATGGAGGGTGGTAAGATTATCAAACACATTGGTATTGTAACTGGAGATGCAATGGTAAAGGAAAGTTCGGAAGGTATTTCCAAGTTGTCTAAAAAAGCCCAATTAGAGGATATGAATTTGGATGAGGCTAGAGAGGTAGCTATCGTCAGAATGTTGGACGATGCCAATAAAATGGGTGCCAATACGGTGATTGAAGTTTTGATTGATTACAATTCAATTGGAGGATTAAAGGGAAGTGCAACTATAGTTACAGCTACAGGAACTGCAGTTGTGTATGAATAAGACAAAAAAATCGTATTTTTTTAATTTTATTTTACCTTAATTTTAGTATCATTATTTATGTACCTTAATATCTATGATTGGATGTAAATTTATCCACAGTATGTTTTTACAGAAACTTTGGTTAAGCTACATGCATAGCTTACAAAACATTTCACCACTCTTTTCATTTTAGGTTACATATTTATTTAATAAGCTCCATTAAACTAGGGGATGTGGTTAACTCGCATTGAATTATCAACTGATTCTATCTGGAAATGAAGGGCAATTTATCTTTTGTAATTCATATTCTGCCCATTTATCTGTGATGTTAAATTAATTTGTGGGGGCTTGTTTTGGTTTGTTTTTTATTCAGCAGTATCAGTGCTAACTTCTTGGGGCTTAAATATCTCGAAGACTCCGCTGATTATTAGCCAGATACCAATTAACAGTGCTAAATAGAAGGGATCCCAAGCATACAATCCTAAAATCAAGTATATAATACCTATCAGAATTCCTAAAACACCTACTCCTTTAGCAGATCCTCCT
This window harbors:
- a CDS encoding uridylate kinase, putative (PFAM: Amino acid kinase family~TIGRFAM: uridylate kinase, putative) — encoded protein: MRVVITVGGSIIIRNHDYKKFQDYAKVLKSMAAEHQIMVVVGGGKTARDYIGIARDLGASEALCDDIGIEVTRLNARLLITALGNDAYPRVPHNFAEALEFSTTGKIVVMGGTEPAHSTDAVGSILAEFVGADLLLNATSVDGLYDKDPNKYPDAKMFPEITPKEMMGMLADKEMKAGTYEFLDKTAIQIIARSRIKTVIFNGENPENLKKALNDNIGTLIKPDA
- a CDS encoding hypothetical protein (PFAM: Domain of unknown function (DUF74)), producing MLTSVVNFLKEKRWAFAAILIGTGTGFLSAVICVMGNLVIFGFNIMFIVSPLIAGFVETYLARRLYGKSTGAISALLIFIIINAYAWIFPQDPIVLNFFTLGGLALMVQAAFPILINYILFVVFLGVLTYAIGYLGNLLSKVMNKVRRKPSEGEMKGENLKDKDSLKAPQLSFMDDLDVPIVSIPHMEGGKIIKHIGIVTGDAMVKESSEGISKLSKKAQLEDMNLDEAREVAIVRMLDDANKMGANTVIEVLIDYNSIGGLKGSATIVTATGTAVVYE
- a CDS encoding hypothetical protein (PFAM: Domain of unknown function (DUF74)) translates to MLVLTTPTIEGKKINEYYGLVTGESLLGANVYKDMFSGVRDVVGGRTSAYEEELKKAREVALKSMKEKATDKGANAVIGTRLAYHNLGGTMGNTIMVTVFGTAVSYQE
- a CDS encoding putative protein containing a Zn-ribbon (PFAM: Uncharacterized protein containing a Zn-ribbon (DUF2116)), giving the protein MIEQHKHCPVCGTPMPMSERFCSPNCEQIALANQKKVQKTKRMLYILFALFILVWLVFMLRGQIGF
- a CDS encoding peptide chain release factor 1 (PFAM: eRF1 domain 3; eRF1 domain 2; eRF1 domain 1~TIGRFAM: peptide chain release factor 1, archaeal and eukaryotic forms); this translates as MSEPSSTELYEVKRTLKELSDKKGRGTELVSVYIPPNKQISDVVKHMREELSQSANIKSKQTKKNVQSAIEVIMQRMRLFPKPPERGLVLFVGMIPKGGPGTEKMETYVFEPPEPVQTYTYHCDSQFFLEPLQEILEDKEIYGLAVIDRKEATIAIMKGKRIDIVKNLTSGVPGKHKAGGQSQRRFDRLIELAAHEFLKRIGEHMNDAFLDLEGLKGVIIGGPGHTKEDFVNGDYLHHEIKQKIITTVDTSYTGEFGIREVIDKSMDVLTEIDIMREKKLVQRFLTELVDENGLASYGEAEVRQNLINGAVEVLLLSEDIKSKRYTYQCSSCGAEEMKTIKDGAEAEDTVCGNCGETMKVSSSQDVIGDFVALAEEVGSEVEIISTETEEGMQLFRAFGGIGAILRYHV